A genome region from Pseudomonas anguilliseptica includes the following:
- a CDS encoding phage tail tube protein has protein sequence MKNRIAGTCFISVDGDQLELAGKLTCSLDLSEKEGLAGLSGVAGYKETPRVPFIDIEVFVPKGFPMDKLSSADDMVVTAELANGMTGVLSQAWVAGAKELDAAEGKMNLKFEGKDGKWI, from the coding sequence ATGAAAAACCGAATCGCAGGCACCTGCTTCATCAGTGTCGACGGCGACCAACTGGAGCTGGCCGGCAAGCTCACCTGCTCCCTGGACCTCAGCGAGAAGGAGGGGCTTGCCGGCCTCTCCGGCGTGGCGGGTTACAAGGAAACACCGCGGGTGCCCTTCATCGACATCGAGGTGTTCGTGCCGAAAGGCTTCCCCATGGACAAGCTCAGCTCGGCCGATGACATGGTGGTCACCGCCGAGCTGGCCAACGGCATGACTGGCGTGCTCTCGCAGGCCTGGGTCGCGGGCGCCAAGGAGTTGGATGCTGCCGAGGGCAAGATGAATCTCAAGTTTGAAGGGAAGGACGGCAAATGGATCTGA